A region from the Pseudomonas sp. Teo4 genome encodes:
- a CDS encoding phosphonate ABC transporter ATP-binding protein — MTIHLHNAGLQHGQVRALDAINLRIEQGERVAIIGPSGAGKSSLLHLMATAIEPSAGQLEVFGEQPWSLSAGARQRLRARVGLVHQAPPLPPRQRVVTAVLAGRLGQWSTLRGLLNLLYPTDVPGARQVLAELGLADKLFVQCGQLSGGQLQRVGIARALYQRPELLLTDEPVSAMDPVLADHSLALLNRHAQAHGVTLVASLHAVDLALAHFPRMVGIRDGQVAFDCPAAAVSKERLDALYANEQLVSPPATSPTLTVQIPRC, encoded by the coding sequence GTGACTATTCATCTACACAACGCAGGCCTGCAGCACGGGCAGGTTCGTGCCCTCGATGCAATCAACCTGCGTATCGAGCAGGGTGAGCGGGTCGCAATCATCGGCCCTTCGGGGGCGGGCAAGTCCAGCTTGTTGCACCTGATGGCGACGGCCATCGAGCCTAGCGCCGGCCAGTTGGAAGTGTTTGGCGAACAGCCTTGGTCACTGTCCGCCGGTGCTCGCCAGCGTTTGCGGGCGAGGGTTGGCCTGGTGCATCAGGCGCCGCCCTTGCCGCCACGCCAGCGGGTGGTCACCGCAGTGCTGGCCGGCCGGCTCGGGCAATGGAGTACCTTGCGTGGCTTGCTCAACCTGCTTTACCCGACCGACGTGCCGGGTGCTCGTCAGGTCCTGGCCGAACTGGGGCTGGCCGACAAACTGTTCGTGCAATGCGGGCAATTGTCCGGTGGCCAGTTGCAGCGGGTCGGCATCGCCCGGGCACTGTACCAGCGCCCTGAACTGTTGCTGACCGACGAGCCGGTATCGGCGATGGACCCGGTGCTCGCAGACCACAGCCTGGCGCTGCTCAACCGGCATGCCCAGGCCCATGGCGTGACCCTGGTTGCCAGCTTGCACGCGGTTGATCTGGCCCTGGCGCATTTCCCTCGGATGGTGGGTATCCGCGATGGCCAGGTGGCGTTCGACTGCCCGGCCGCAGCCGTCAGCAAAGAGCGGCTGGATGCGTTGTATGCCAATGAACAACTGGTTTCGCCCCCCGCGACGAGCCCGACGCTGACGGTACAGATTCCACGATGCTGA
- a CDS encoding putative selenate ABC transporter substrate-binding protein — MLKRPLALAAGLVLSCCAVIAQAADTLRVSAIPDEAPTELLRKFKPLGEYLSKQLGMEVKFVPVADYPAVVESLASDRLDLAWLGGFTFVQVHLKDPKATPLVQREQDAKFTSKFITANPDVKSLADLKGKSFAFGSISSTSGSLMPRYFMLKEDNIKPESYFGRVAYSGAHDATVAWVQAGKVDGGVLNASVWQKLVDAGKVDTSKVKVFATTPEYFDYNWTVRGNMDPALKEKIKKAFLDLDPSNPEHKAILDLQAASRFIETKPENYAGTEQAAREAGLLK, encoded by the coding sequence ATGCTCAAACGCCCTCTGGCCCTTGCCGCCGGCCTCGTGCTGTCCTGCTGCGCCGTCATCGCCCAGGCTGCCGACACCCTGCGGGTCAGTGCCATCCCCGACGAAGCGCCGACCGAACTGCTGCGCAAGTTCAAGCCGTTGGGGGAGTACCTGTCCAAGCAGCTGGGCATGGAAGTGAAGTTTGTGCCCGTGGCCGATTACCCGGCGGTGGTCGAGTCGCTGGCTTCCGACCGTCTGGACCTGGCCTGGTTGGGCGGTTTTACCTTCGTCCAGGTACACCTGAAAGACCCCAAGGCCACGCCGCTGGTACAGCGTGAGCAGGACGCCAAGTTCACCTCCAAGTTCATCACCGCCAACCCGGACGTGAAGAGCCTGGCCGACCTCAAGGGCAAGTCGTTCGCCTTCGGTTCGATCTCGTCCACTTCCGGCAGCCTGATGCCGCGCTACTTCATGCTCAAGGAAGACAACATCAAGCCGGAAAGCTACTTCGGTCGTGTGGCCTACTCCGGGGCCCATGACGCCACGGTTGCCTGGGTTCAGGCCGGCAAGGTCGATGGTGGCGTGCTCAACGCCAGCGTGTGGCAGAAACTGGTCGATGCCGGCAAGGTCGACACCAGCAAGGTCAAAGTCTTCGCCACCACCCCGGAGTACTTCGACTACAACTGGACCGTGCGCGGCAACATGGACCCGGCGTTGAAGGAGAAGATCAAAAAAGCCTTCCTCGACCTGGACCCGTCCAACCCAGAGCACAAGGCCATTCTCGACCTACAGGCTGCCAGCCGTTTCATCGAGACCAAGCCTGAGAACTACGCAGGCACCGAGCAAGCCGCACGCGAGGCCGGCCTGCTCAAGTGA
- the selD gene encoding selenide, water dikinase SelD translates to MSEPIRLTQYSHGAGCGCKISPKVLDVILAESGTQALDPKLWVGNASRDDAAVYALDDERGVVSTTDFFMPIVDDPYDFGRIAATNAISDIYAMGGDPLMAIAILGWPVNVLPPEVAREVIRGGRAVCAEAGIPLAGGHSIDAPEPIFGLAVTGVVSKRHLKRNDTATAGCRLYLTKPLGIGILTTAEKKAKLREQDQGLARDWMCTLNTPGSRFGKLDGVKAMTDVTGFGLLGHLVELAEGSGLTAHLNYAAVPRLPSVDHYLAEGCIPGGTLRNFDSYGHKIGALSDDQKHLLCDPQTSGGLLVAVTPEGEAEFLAVAAELGLNLAPIGALVERQSHAVEVI, encoded by the coding sequence ATGAGCGAGCCGATTCGCCTGACCCAATACAGCCACGGTGCCGGCTGTGGCTGCAAGATCTCCCCCAAGGTGTTGGATGTGATCCTCGCTGAAAGCGGTACCCAGGCCCTGGACCCGAAGCTTTGGGTCGGCAACGCCTCACGCGACGACGCCGCCGTCTACGCGCTGGACGATGAACGCGGCGTGGTCTCGACCACCGACTTCTTCATGCCGATCGTCGATGACCCGTACGACTTCGGCCGCATCGCCGCCACCAACGCCATCAGCGACATCTACGCCATGGGCGGCGACCCGTTGATGGCCATCGCCATTCTCGGCTGGCCCGTCAACGTGCTGCCACCGGAAGTGGCCCGTGAAGTGATCCGTGGCGGCCGCGCCGTATGCGCCGAAGCCGGCATCCCTCTGGCCGGTGGCCACTCCATCGACGCCCCGGAACCGATCTTCGGCCTGGCCGTCACCGGCGTGGTCAGCAAGCGCCACCTCAAGCGCAATGACACCGCCACCGCCGGCTGCCGCCTGTACCTGACCAAGCCGCTGGGCATCGGCATCCTCACCACCGCCGAGAAGAAGGCCAAGCTGCGCGAGCAGGACCAGGGCCTGGCCCGCGACTGGATGTGCACGCTCAACACCCCCGGCAGCCGCTTCGGCAAGCTTGACGGCGTCAAGGCAATGACCGACGTGACCGGTTTCGGCCTGCTCGGGCACTTGGTGGAGCTGGCCGAAGGCAGTGGCCTGACCGCGCACCTGAATTACGCTGCCGTGCCACGCCTGCCCAGCGTCGACCACTACCTGGCCGAAGGCTGCATTCCAGGTGGCACCCTGCGCAATTTCGACAGCTATGGCCACAAGATCGGCGCCCTGAGCGACGACCAGAAGCACCTGCTGTGCGACCCACAAACCAGCGGTGGTTTGCTGGTGGCTGTTACCCCTGAGGGTGAAGCAGAGTTTCTGGCTGTTGCTGCCGAATTGGGCCTGAATCTGGCTCCGATCGGCGCACTGGTCGAGCGACAGAGTCACGCGGTCGAGGTGATCTGA
- the mnmH gene encoding tRNA 2-selenouridine(34) synthase MnmH, whose product MRPDCTDFRQLFLDDAPMMDMRAPIEFAKGAFPGTVNLPLMTDQERQKVGTCYKQQGQAAAITLGHQLVSGTIKRERLHAWASFAKANPNGYLYCFRGGLRSLIVQQWLRDEAGIDYPRIKGGYKALRTFLLETTQQAVEQCDFVLVGGLTGTGKTDVLHQLSNVLDLEGHANHRGSSFGKRATAQPSQIDFENRLAIDVLKKRARGIEQFVLEDEGRIVGSCSVPLELYQGMQQYPMVWLEDSFENRVERILRDYVVNLSAEFISLHGEELGQRLFAERMLKSMTNIHKRLGGERFQRLSEIMQQALDEQQRCGAVDLHRGWIEGLLKEYYDPMYAYQRDAKAERIEFAGDAVEVREYLKARRH is encoded by the coding sequence ATGCGCCCCGACTGCACCGATTTTCGACAGCTGTTTCTCGACGACGCGCCGATGATGGACATGCGCGCGCCCATCGAATTCGCCAAAGGCGCCTTTCCCGGCACCGTCAACCTGCCGCTGATGACCGATCAGGAACGGCAGAAGGTCGGCACCTGCTACAAGCAGCAAGGCCAGGCCGCCGCCATCACCTTGGGCCACCAACTGGTCAGCGGCACCATCAAACGCGAGCGCCTGCATGCCTGGGCCAGCTTTGCCAAGGCCAACCCCAACGGCTACCTGTACTGCTTCCGCGGCGGCCTGCGCTCTCTGATCGTTCAGCAGTGGCTGCGGGACGAAGCCGGAATCGACTACCCACGCATCAAGGGTGGCTACAAAGCCTTGCGTACTTTCTTGCTGGAAACTACCCAGCAGGCGGTGGAGCAATGCGATTTCGTGCTGGTTGGCGGCCTTACCGGCACCGGCAAGACCGATGTCTTGCACCAACTGAGCAACGTGCTGGACCTGGAAGGCCACGCCAACCATCGTGGCTCCAGTTTCGGCAAGCGCGCCACCGCGCAACCCTCGCAGATCGACTTCGAGAACCGCCTGGCCATCGACGTACTGAAAAAGCGCGCACGCGGCATCGAGCAATTCGTGCTCGAGGATGAAGGCCGCATCGTTGGCAGTTGCTCAGTGCCGCTGGAGCTGTACCAGGGCATGCAGCAGTACCCGATGGTTTGGCTGGAGGACAGTTTCGAGAACCGCGTGGAACGCATCCTTCGCGACTACGTGGTCAACCTGAGCGCCGAATTCATCTCGCTGCACGGTGAGGAACTTGGCCAACGGCTGTTTGCCGAGCGCATGCTCAAGAGCATGACCAACATCCACAAACGCCTGGGCGGTGAGCGTTTCCAGCGTTTGTCCGAAATCATGCAGCAGGCCCTGGACGAGCAACAGCGCTGCGGTGCAGTGGACTTGCACCGAGGTTGGATCGAAGGCTTGCTGAAGGAGTATTACGACCCGATGTACGCCTACCAGCGCGACGCCAAGGCAGAGCGCATCGAATTTGCCGGGGATGCGGTGGAGGTGCGCGAGTACCTCAAGGCACGTAGACATTAG
- a CDS encoding lysozyme inhibitor LprI family protein: MIKHYLIGLGLLGFLPHALAEDNSPGYSQCMDKAASTAAMSACIQQERSLQDQRLNRVYKQLLAKLDAGQQKSLREVQRQWMAYRDGNCQFHVQASGGTMAQLEGGMCVLDMTRERAAELERVLSPGQ, translated from the coding sequence ATGATCAAGCATTACCTGATAGGTCTTGGGTTGCTCGGCTTTTTGCCGCACGCCTTGGCCGAGGATAACTCGCCGGGTTACAGCCAGTGCATGGACAAGGCTGCCAGCACGGCGGCGATGAGTGCCTGCATTCAGCAGGAGCGTTCGTTGCAGGACCAGCGGCTGAATCGGGTATACAAGCAACTGCTGGCCAAGCTTGATGCTGGGCAGCAGAAGAGCCTGCGAGAGGTGCAGCGCCAGTGGATGGCCTATCGCGATGGCAACTGCCAGTTCCATGTTCAGGCCAGTGGCGGGACCATGGCTCAACTGGAAGGCGGGATGTGTGTGCTGGATATGACCCGAGAGAGAGCGGCGGAGCTGGAGCGGGTGCTGAGCCCTGGGCAGTGA
- a CDS encoding GNAT family N-acetyltransferase, whose product MTPPRSFPSDLCLDSPRLHLRPMRHGDAAQWLAIMADPEVMRYWHHAPWQDLAEAQSALAADREAYANGDQLKLGMYRRDNGELIGMVQLFNIDDVSRRGEVGYCLASAVQGRGYMDEALTCFIDYLAHTLHMRRLEAEIDPRNNGSARTLERQGFVLEGTLRARWCVAGELTDSGIYGLLLEPPVA is encoded by the coding sequence GTGACCCCACCCCGCAGTTTCCCCAGTGACCTCTGCCTCGACAGCCCACGCCTACACTTGCGCCCGATGCGCCATGGCGATGCCGCGCAATGGCTGGCGATCATGGCCGACCCCGAGGTCATGCGTTACTGGCACCACGCTCCCTGGCAAGACCTTGCCGAAGCCCAGAGCGCCCTTGCAGCCGACCGCGAAGCCTACGCCAACGGCGACCAGTTGAAGCTGGGCATGTACCGCCGGGACAACGGCGAGCTGATCGGCATGGTCCAGTTGTTCAATATCGATGATGTCTCCCGTCGCGGCGAAGTCGGCTATTGCCTGGCCAGCGCGGTGCAGGGCAGGGGATACATGGATGAAGCGCTGACCTGCTTCATCGATTACCTCGCACACACCTTGCACATGCGCCGCCTGGAGGCGGAAATCGACCCGCGCAACAATGGCTCGGCCCGTACGCTGGAACGCCAGGGGTTTGTTCTGGAGGGCACGCTGCGGGCTCGCTGGTGCGTGGCGGGCGAACTGACCGACTCGGGGATTTACGGCCTGCTACTGGAGCCGCCTGTCGCGTGA